Within the Arachis duranensis cultivar V14167 chromosome 10, aradu.V14167.gnm2.J7QH, whole genome shotgun sequence genome, the region TACGCCTCCCAAGTATCACCGTCTCATTAGGTGTATATCTTATTTgactaatataattttatatttttatatctattttttcatTGTCTATACTTATAAACACACACAATCTTAAAGAATTAGAGGTACTATAAAGTTAATTTTAgtcaacaataatataaaaagttgctaaacaaaCTCATTATGAAATTTACTAAAAGTATGTTTTTTATtcagtttgaattttattttttcttatgttGAATAATATTTGCTGCAATGTTGGCTCCCACCCAATCCTTTCATTCTTTAAAGCTAATTAATGTATGAATTAATATGTGATAGTGTtactttgaaattttttttcttatcaataatgttagagaaacaaaaaaaatagtcaaaacttgctttatttagcattcattaattattacatGAATGCTAAATAAAACAAGTTCTGATTAATTTTGGATAAATTTTGTTGGTtaccaaatattttcattttcttatatatatcCTCTTTTCGTTTccattatgtttattttgccatcatcataaaaatatattggcTCCTTAATAACTAGCTACACTAATCTTGAGAATTTAATAAACAATAATCTTTCATATTTTCTGAAAACTTATTTTCACCAAAAAGACTTGGGAGAACTTTTTAACTCTCGAAATAACATATCCTCAAGTATGATGTGAAGAAAatgttaatgaaattaaagaggTTGATggtcaattaattaacaaggtttgaaaaaaaaaggtgaaGTGGTAATTAAAGATGGGGAGTAGTGACCATAAGTGGTAATTAACAGGAGaacctatttatttatttatttatttatatttgaggaAAAGTAAGAAGTTGATTGTGCTAAAAGTTGATAAGATGTGTAGTATATGTAGGATTGGTAGAGAGGTGAAGTAGTAAATGAAATGGAGCAGTGTCACACTATATTGTTGATTAAAGTTTGTTAGAATGATTATGATTGCTAATTGTCTTTTTCATGAATATCTTTTCATGTAAAGTCAAACCACAAAATCTAATTAAGTTGAAAAGAAAAGCACAAAAAGGGTTTTCTCAATCTTTATTATGCTCATCTCCGGTTTTGATTATAGTTAATTTTAGGGGGTTTTTTCCGGGTTTTCAATAACTCATTTTTGAGCTTTTGTTAACTTAattaagttttcgaaaaaatattattgattaaaaagtattgacaaataaaaaatattaaaaagtttttaaaatattttatttaatttaataagtattttaaaatcatatttctTTATAAAAATCCAGTTGTTAATTTTGAGTATTACCGTTAATgttgtaaatttttaaattactgtgaaacatttttatatgttttagttatttaaattattcaaaaaagtaatttttaccTAAGATTTTATAttcgtattttatttttaaatgtttaaaacacttattaaattcaatttcttaattaaaaatagagaaatactTGGAGTAGTCAACACTTTTAACAGAAAACAAGGAGGAGTTGACTAGTGTTTATTCAAAGTAagataaatagaagaaagaaaaataataataacctaacatctttttttttttttNNNNNNNNNNNNNNNNNNNNNNNNNNNNNNNNNNNNNAAAAATGTAAGTAATATATATcacttaatatatattatatgttatTATATGAGCAACTATATCCATCATTAGATTCAAATCACTTTCACGTCAAACGCTTTGATGAGCACGATCTTTTGAATATTATGTCATTTTATAAACTTGAACCCAACATTGCCGACAAAATACCTTAAGTAATTAAACACATCACGATGATAATGTTcatgttatagcttccattattaattaattaattaattaacatattcTATATATTAGATTTgtacttttattatatatttattattgataaaCTTGGAATATATTATGTGTCTTCCAATTCTCCCACACACGATAATATATATGAAGtcatgaaataataaaaagtaattaattaaaacacttaaataactttaataaataatttaacagCTGATACATTTTGGCCCATCTATAAATGAGAGCATGCATGTATAGCACGCATTATagctatatataataattataactaTGAGACAAAAGTCCTTAAATTCTCTTATTACAAAACCCTTTTTTTTTCCATACAATAAAAGTGCACTACACCTACCATATAGAGGAGGGGAGGCACACATAATATAACTCATATCAAACTGCACTCTAATTAATAATTACCACcctaaaattgaaatttaaagttAATTAAAGGTACACTCATATAATATATGATCTCCTTGAGTATGGAGAATCAtgcataattaataatatttaaataaaatacttggTTTTTATTGGTTAATTAGGCTCCTTATGATGGCAGCTTCAGCACTATCAGCATCAATTGTGGCCAACAATTGAGACAAACGTTCGCTTAAATCATCAACCTCTCTGTGTAAGTTTCTTATATAGTTGCATGTCTCTTGTAGAACCTTAGAAGCTGAAACCTATTCAAAACAAAAACtcatcaaattaataatttaccATGCCATCAATAATatgtaatattaaaaaaaatctaaaattttaaaaataagaatatccaaaactcaataaaaagaaatatctaaaatacaaacttaacaaaaatttattttttgtgtatttcaTACTGAATTTATTTGACAATTTACTATAATATTGACTGAAATTAACTGCTTGTTTTTTAGtattactttattattatactaaatagaataaaattttttttaaatatatcattatattaatattttagttatttttaactgttaattttaattataaaaaatatatataatatatataattaaaattaatagttaaaattattaaaatatcagTATATCGATATACTTACAAACTTTCTAATAGAAAATGtgtatttacttatttatttatttaaaatgtacTATGAAGTCCTATTTGACTATATTTGAGGGACCATAGAGCATACAGAGGGAAGTTTCGTTTAAGCAGTAGTTGAAGTAGGTCCAAATCAACCACATGACTGTTATGGAGCAGACACCATTTTATCTCTTTTCCAGTTTTCCACCATCTAGGCTTCTGTGCTGTttccttctttttattattttctttcctttttttacccTCTAAATCTACATACACATATGTATATGTTATGTTCAAGTCAATGTGAACCCCTTGACCCATTATACTATACAGATTCCTTTACATTTTAAcgattctttattttttgtgtatattttaattctattttttattaattatttttgatatcaaaagtaaaaacaataaaaatagtttataaaaataatacatataatatttctcttttaattttttaagaattatgCTCTTAAAATATGGGGNNNNNNNNNNNNNNNNNNNNNNNNNNNNNNNNNNNNNNNNNNNNNNNNNNNNNNNNNNNNNNNNNNNNNNNNNNNNNNNNNNNNNNNNNNNNNNNNNNNNNNNNNNNNNNNNNNNNNNNNNNNNNNNNNNNNNNNNNNNNNNNNNTCCAGAACTTGACAGAGTTAGTAAAATTTATTCAAGaccctttatttcttttcttttttttgtgttgGTTATTTTTTGAAGGCATTTTTATGTAaagagaatatttttttaatcaaaaataGAGAGACTCGAACTCGCAACCTCTTAAGTGAATATGGAGAGACTAtctcatttgagttataactcattagTATGTAAAGACGatattacaaattataaaatagttCACTTAAATATATACAGTTAAAATATTAAACCATTTAAAATCTCTTAATATTAACATCACAAACAGATATTTTCATAAGAAATCACATTTTGCTATTTCCTAGCTGCATTACCTAGCATAACTTATCCTACTAGCTAGGTTAGACCAAACATTGTTGAAGTTTAATTTAGTACTATTATTGTATTAATCTTTCATGCATATAGaacccaaacataaaaaaagatAGATAATAATGAGAAAGGGcattattgaaaaattaaaaaaaaaaggaaaaataataataataccttATCAGAGCGCCTATCTCGAATCTCAGGAACAAGTTGGCGCAACTTTGAAACAAGTTCGATGATTTGGTCATCGGAGATTCTATTAGACCCTGATTGTTGCCTTGACCTTCTGCTAGACATAAtgttcaatatatatttttatatgcgtccctaagaaaaaaaaactatatattatttttgggtTAATATTGAAGctagtaaattatatataatataggtTTTGTGTGATGATGCTTCAGTTTCAGGGTTNNNNNNNNNNNNNNNNNNNNNNNNNNNNNNNNNNNNNNNNNNNNNNNNNNNNNNNNNNNNNNNNNNNNNNNNNNNNNNNNNNNNNNNNNNNNNNNNNNNNNNNNAATTAAAGAGTATATATATTATgatgtaatatatatataatggggTTTGGTTGGGGAGTTTGAATAATTAAcgaaaagaaatttaaagagaaaGGATTGTAGTGGAATTATTAttaagaggagaagaagagaaaaatggtTTAGTAGTGTAGTTGGATTATAGAAGCTGGTTTCTTATGCAGAAATGGAGAAAGTGATAAGAGAgatataaataaaggaaagtgaGGGAGTGGATTGAAGGACcacaagagagagagaaagagagtacATTAATAACAAGACATTGATGTTGGATGTGAAGAAAACAATTGCCTTGGGAAATAAAGCAATGGTGCTTGATTAAGAAACAATACAATTTTTTTGGCCTTCTAATCATGATTGTTCAACTCACACTGTTAAAgattaaataaatacaaaagatTTAATCTATCACGATTATTGAACAGGATGAAAAGTAGTAAGGCTAAACAGAGAGATTGAGATAACAAATTATGTTTGATAGATGaaacatgaataaaaatattgtatttaaagatattaaattaatatattttatttttattttgataaaaaaatacaaaaatattaataaaaaaatatattttattttttattttttaattatttttattaattttttatagttatatttttttattttttaaataaaaaaatgaaaataaatcaaatttttataatttattttattttatgaatataaaaacattaaattttatatctctATCTCTTATGTTTAATTTTAGTGTCTTATCTTATTCTGTAAAAAACAAATACAGTCTAAATGATTCTAACAATTAAACCCATTAAAATCGAATTAGGGTTAAATGACATATTTTTTAGTAGATGTTTCACTTAAAATTTATAGATATTCCtgattattttagaaaaagatcTTTAACTGATTGAATTTAAAAGGATATAATTTGATTCTAGTATCTCATGGCACAGGAATAATCCAAATGGACGGCTTTGGACCAAAAGCATATAATTGAGGCGCAGTTGGATGTTGGATCGTAACAATAAGTGAATGTTAATATTTATAGGTGCATTTTAGTATGTCTATATGTTACATTAATTATAGTGATTATagtgtttaaaaaatattgctaaaaataaataatgtttttattattcaataacgTTTTCTAAAAACATTACTAAATAAAatgttaacaaataaaatataaacaaaaaaatataacattaagGATAGACATATTAACATCCACCGTATTTATATATTGAACTTACGATTTTGAGTTTGAGTAATTCTATGAAATTTTTCTATAGTGATGGGTCCTACTCATTTTTTCTTCTAAGTTTGTTATTTCTTGAAAAAAGGTTTCAATTATGCTACTCTATACCTTTTATGgtagaaattattttaacataaatactttttaattattaacatgcacttttattaattaaaaataatttaaatacataattaattaataataattatatttttatacaagtATCAGAAATATTCAGTATAtaaatagtattatttttttagaaattacaaaattatttaaaagttacGTTACAAACACTTTTTTGtacaaattattaattaaaaattgtgTGACATATATAGacactttgaataataataataaaatacaaaaattacttgtgttaataataaacaaaagtgagggagagagagagaaaaaagagggATTTGTAGGGAGAGTGTAGGTTTTTCCTTCTGTGTGTGTTGTTCccaaattggggtttgattTCAAGTGGCACTAATAAGAGTGTGTTTGTTTTTAAGCTAACAAAGTGGGCCTCAATGTACATGTCTCTATTAGCAGGACCATGTGATCATCATagtaagagaaaaaataaaatgatcctcttcatattttcataaaacccttttataaatatttatttgcttttgttttaatttcttaatgCTAATAATCACAGAATTCCATGTAATTGTACCCTAAAACACTTGCCAATGTTTCAGGCTTGTGATTCAGTTCACAACAACATAGGATGACATAATGTTGTTTGCAAACCATTGAATATAATACATgtgttaaataattaatcagaATAAAATATGCCTCCTATCATGCTAATTAGTGTGTTTTTATGTCGTCAAGAAATTCCAAATCATGATTTGAAATGCTTAGAGGAGATGTTAACTCAATTTGATATAATATGTTTCatcaaatcattttttttagtattagtCTAATTTTCATAGTTTCAAATATGTAGATAGGAAGAGGAGAACCACTAATTTGTctcctaatttaaaaaaataaaatacttgaAATAATTTAGGCTCTATCTAGAAAGTGTTTTCTTAATTTGTGTCCTTATccaataatgaataattttgttattgttAGTATATTggacattattattattgttgataaATGAAATGTTTTCAATTAATTTGTTGGGAAAATTATCTTTGACAAATAATTTTACGACACATACATActtcatttcttttattttaatatgtcTTATCAAATCATGCTGAGTtatgtttttaatataattaattttagtttaaaactAGGGAAAATTCCGATACACTAAATAGTAGATCCTTAAATAATATTCCTAACTATATTATATGAAGAACactgaatattttattttagatctttttaaagaaaaaagaaaaagagatgagagtTATTATTTGgcacacatacatacatatatcaaACTCTAAACTAATAGTTAGTCACTGACTTAGATCTGAACGAAAGTGATGCTTCATTATTTTATGACCTTGTGTGCCTAATTAGTGTCATAATCATTTATTGAATCAGTATCTTAATTTATATGAAGCCAGAtaataaaacaacaaaacaacatCTTTGAAAgtgattatattaattaaaagaaaacgcAGTGGCTGACCACCGTACGTGAAGTGTTTACTTTATGTGATTAT harbors:
- the LOC107471257 gene encoding transcription factor PRE6 — protein: MSSRRSRQQSGSNRISDDQIIELVSKLRQLVPEIRDRRSDKVSASKVLQETCNYIRNLHREVDDLSERLSQLLATIDADSAEAAIIRSLINQ